The genomic window CGGTGGCGCATCGCGCACCACGAGGCTGGGTCCGATACCCGAGGTTCCGATGCCGACCAACCTGCCCCCCAAGGGCGACACCATCGAGTCCAACCGGCTGCACGAGAGTGACACCGGTTCTCCCGAGGTGCAGATCGCACTCCTGAGCGACCGCATCACCCACCTCACCGACCACCTGAAGGTTCACAAGAAGGACCATCACAGTCGGCGGGGTCTGTTGATGCTGGTGGGTCGCCGCCGGCGGATGCTCGATTACGTCAAGAAGAACGACGTCGAGCGCTACCGGGCGGTCATCGCCAAGTTGGGGCTGCGTAGATAGGTCGTATCAGACACCGGGCGGCTGGAGGGCCGTCCGTGTCGCGTCGGGGACCGGACCAACGGGACCGACAACCAGATCGATGAGTGGGGATGGGCGACACGCGTCCGCATCCCCGACATGCCGCAGATCGCGGCCGTCGAACCGTCCGGAGTTGTTCCGGGCGGGCTACGAGAAGAGAGAAGCATGACTGAAGCAACCACGGTTTCCTGCACATTCAGCGGGACCGACAAGACAATGTCGTTCGAGACGGGCCGCATGGCCGGTCTCGCCGGCGGAGCCGTCCTGGCCCAGATCGGCCGTTCCACGGTCCTGGTGACCGCCACCGGCGCGAAGTCCCCCCGACCGGGTGCGGACTTCTTCCCGCTCACGGTCGACATCGAGGAGCGGATGTACGCCGCCGGCAAGATCCCCGGCTCGTTCTTCCGTCGTGAAGGTAGGGCGCCGGAATCGGCGGTCCTGACCTGTCGCCTCATCGATCGCCCGCTGCGGCCGATGTTCCCGCAGGGCTTCCGCAACGAGGTCCACATCGTGGGCACCGTCCTTGGTGCCGACATGGAGAACCCCCACGACGTGCTGGCCCTGAACGGCGCCTCGGCGGCCCTGATGCTGTCAGGCATCCCGTTCGACGGCCCGGTCGGTGCGGTGCGCATCGCCTGGACCGCGGCCGGCGAGTGGATTCCGCATCCCACCTACGAGGAGGGCAGCGAGTCGGCCTTCGAGATGGTCGTGGCCGGCCGCCTGCTGGACGACGGCGACGTCGCTGTGATGATGGTCGAGGCTGGCGGCACCGAGGCCACCTGCGACGTCTACGAGGCCGGTGCCCCGATGGTCGACGAGGCCGTCCTGGCCGATGGCCTGGAGTTCTCCAAGCAGTTCATCCGCGAGGTCATCGAGCTCCAGAAGGAGCTCGTGGCCGCCGTGGGTGCGCCGGAGATCATGGCCTACGAGGTCACGAGCGACTACACCCCCGAGGTGCTCGCTGCGGTCGAGGCCGCCGGTGCCGAGCGCATCGCCGAGACCCAGACCATTGCCGACAAGGCCGAGCGGAGTGCCGCCGAATCGGCACTCAAGGCCGAGCTCCTCGACGAGTTGCTTCCGCAGTTCGCCGACGTGGACAATGCCGATCGCCACATCGCCGGTGCCATCCGTGCGGTCACCAAGGAGGCCGTGCGGACCCGCATAGTCACCGAGGGCGTCCGCATCGACGGGCGTGGCACGGGCGACCTGAGGCCTGTGTCGTCGGAGGTGGCGGTCGTCTCTACGGCGCACGGCTCCGGCCTGTTCCAGCGGGGTGAGACCCAGGTGCTGAACTTCACCACCCTGGGTACCGGTCGCATGGACCAGATGATCGACGGCATCGACCCGGTCAGCCGCAAGCGGTTCATGCACCACTACAACTTCCCGCCCTTCTCGACCGGTGAGACAGGCTTCATGCGGGGTCCGAAGCGTCGTGAAATCGGCCACGGTGCGCTCGCAGAGCGGGCCCTGTTCCCGATCATCCCGAGCTTCGAGGAGTTCCCCTACACCCTGCGCCTGGTGTCGGAGGTCCTTGCGTCCAACGGCTCGAGCTCCATGGGTTCGGTGTGCTCCTCCAGCCTCTCGATGATGGACGCCGGTGTGCCGATCAAGGCTCCGGTGGCCGGCATCGCCATGGGCCTCATCTACAAGGACGGCGAGTACGTCACCCTCACCGACATCCTCGGTGTGGAGGACGCCTTCGGCGACATGGACTTCAAGGTGGCCGGTACGGCGGAGTTCGTCACCGCACTCCAGTTGGACACCAAGATCGACGGCATTCCCGCCGACGTCCTGGCCAACGCCCTGAACCAGGCCAAGGAAGCCCGACTGGCGATCCTCGGGGTCATGGCCGAGGCGATTCCCGGCCCGCGTGACGACGTCGGCGAGAACGCCCCGAAGATCGAGGCGTTCGAGATCCCGGTGGAGAAGATCGGTGAGGTCATCGGCCCGAAGGGCAAGATGATCAACACCATCCAGGCCGAGACCGGAGCCGACATCAGCGTCGACGACGACGGCATGGTCGGCATCGTGTCGATCGCCTCGCCGGACCGCGACAAGGTGGCCGAGGCCAAGCGCCAGATCATGCTGATCGTGGATCCGCCCACCGCCGAGGTGGGCGCGGTGTACGAGGGCCGGGTGGTGAACATCACCAAGTTCGGCGCCTTCGTCAGCATCCTCCCCGGCCGCGACGGTCTGGTGCACATTTCGAAGCTGGGTGGCGGCAAGCGCATCGACCGGGTCGAGGATGTCCTTGAGCTGGGCCAGCCGCTGCAGGTCATCGTCGAGGATGTAGACCCGAACGGCAAGATCTCGTTGAAGCCGGCCGGCGACGCTCCCTCCAAGTCGGCGCCTGCTGCTTCTGACGAGGATGATGCTCCGGCTGCTTCTGACGAGGTTGGCCATGACGCCCCGGTGGCTGGCTTCGACGTCGCCGACGACGCTGACGAGGTTCCGGCCGATTCTGAGGAGGACGCCCTGGTGGCCGACTCCGACGACGCCGACAAGGCCCCGACTTCGGACAGCGGCCCCATCGAGGCGCGCTTTGAGGAGGCCTTCAAGGCCGAACTCGAGACGGTGCACGGAGACCTTGGTCATGCCGTGTCTGCCAACCGCGGTGGCGGTGGCGGTGGCGGCGGTGGCCGTCGTCGGCGGGGTCGCTGAGCGCTTCCGCTGATCGGGGCCGCCCGCGCGGCGACCGGAGGGCCACCGAGACGGTGGTCGAGTTGAGCCTGCCCGAACACGGGCTGTCGACTGGACCGGGTGTGGTGTCTGAATGGATGCCGGACGCCCACTCGGTCTCGGTCGGTGTGTGGGTCGCCGTCGGTGGGCGGGACGAGGATCCCGCGATAGCTGGCGCCTCCCACTTTCTGGAGCACCTGCTCTTCAAGGGGACCGAGCGTCGCACGGCCCGCGCCATCGCAGAGCTGGTGGACGCCACCGGCGGCGAGATGAACGCCTTCACATCCAAGGAGTACACGGCGTACTACGCCCGCGTGCCGGCCGGAGGCCAGGAGATGGCCGTCTCGTTGCTGGCCGACGTCCTGAGGGAGCCGGCGCTACGGACGGCTGACGTGGAGACCGAGCGTCAGGTCATCCTCGAGGAACTCCACCTCCAGGCCGACGATCCCGACGACGTGGTCTTCGGACTGCTCTACGAGGCGCTCTTTCCGGAGCATCCGCTGGGTCGGGAGGTGCTGGGCACCGAGTCATCGGTGGCAGCCATCGGCCGGGACGAGATCGTCGGATTCCACGACCACTGGTACCGGGCCCCCAACCTGGTGGTGGCGGCCGCAGGCGCCGTCGATCACGGGACCTTGGTCGACCAGGTCGCCGAGGCCTTCTCCGGCCGGACAGGGGGAGAGGCACCCGTGAGGACGGCTCCGACGTTGGAGCCGGTCGAGGCCCGGCGCCTGGCCCGCCCCACCGAGGCCACCCACGTGGCCTGGGGGTGGCGGGGCCCGAGGCGTGACGACCCCCGTAGGCACGCCCTGGCCCTCGGGATCCATGTGCTGGGCGGTGGGCTGTCGAGCCGCCTGTTCCAGACCGTGCGCGAGGACCGTGGCCTGGCCTACAACGTGTTCTCGTCGATGGCGGGCTATGAGGACGCCGGGTTGGTCTCGGTCTACGCGGGCACGGCTCCCGAACGGGCTGGCGAGCTGCGGAAGGTGGTCTCCGACCAGGTGGCCGACGTGGCGTCCCATGGAATCACGGACGCCGAGCTGGCCATCGCCCGCGACGGGTTCGAGGGTTCGATCCTGCTCGGCCTCGAGGACTCCGGCAGCCGGATGTCCCGGCTGGGAATGAGCCAGAGCCTGCTGGGCCGGGTGGTACCGCTCGACGAGTACGTCGAGACGCTGCGGGCGGCCACCCTCGACGAGGTGAACGCGGTCCTGGCCGAGGTGCTCTCCCCCGAACCGGTCGTGGCGATAGTCGGTTCCGGTACCTGAGCAGGCACGCCTGATCAGTAGGCCAAGGCCAGCAGAGCAAGATTGACCGGAGCAGCCAGTCCGGAGCAGTTGGCCAAGACCAGCAAGTCCAGAGTAGAAATCCCAGGTTGGGCCTGTCTACCCTGACCAACTGGCCCGGGTCGCCGTGATGGCGACCGCTAGCCTCGGGACATGTCCGGAGATCCGATTCGTGTCGGGGTGGTGGGGGCCGTCGGCCGCATGGGTCGATCGGTTGCCGAGGCTGTGACCGCCGCCGATGGCATGGTGCTGGCGGCTGCTGTCGACCCGTCGGCTCCCGGGAGCGAGGTCTGTGGGGTCGAGGTGCTGGCCGACGTGGACGCCCTCGTGGAGGTCGGCATAGACGTGGCGGTCGACTTCACGGTTGCCGAGGCCAGTCGGTCCAACCTGCCGGTCCTGGCAGCTGCAGGCGTGCATGCGGTCGTCGGCACCAGCGGGCTGGACGAGGCCGACGTCGGGTCCCTCCGGGCGGCCTTCACCTCCAGCAACTGCCTGATCGCGCCAAACTTCGCGATCGGTGCCGTGCTGATGATGCGCTTCGCCGAGTTGGCCGCCCCGTGGTTCGACACCGCAGAGATCGTCGAGGTTCACCACGACGGCAAGGTCGATGCCCCATCGGGCACGGCGGTGGCCACCGCCGAGCGCATGGCGGCGGCGTCGGCCGACTGGGCGCCGGACCCGACCACCCGCGAGGTGATGTCCGGAGCCAGGGGTGCCGCAGGCCCTGCCGGCATCAGGATCCACTCGTTGCGGATGAGCGGGGTCGTCGCCGACCAGGAGGTCGTGCTGGGCACGACCGGCCAGACGTTGACGATCCGACACGACACGACCGACCGGGGGTCGTTCATGCCCGGCGTGGTGCTGGCCGTGGGTCGGATCGCCGAGGTCCCCGGGGTGACCGTGGGCCTCGACGTCCTGCTCGGCCTCTGACCGGAGCGGGGACCCCACCGTGACCCCGGGCACACGTCGCCTCCTGCGGCCTGCCTGGTTGCTCTCCCACGTGCTGGTCGCCGCCCTGCTGGTCGTCACCGCCAACCTGGGCTTCTGGCAGCTCCGTCGCCTGGACACGCGTCGGAGCTACAACGCGGTGGTCGCAGCGCGGGCCGACGAGCCAGTTGTCGCCCTGGCCACGGCGTTGGGCGCCCTGAAGGGTGGTGGCACGCCAGAGGACCTCCGGCACGTGCGGGTGGTGGTGCCCGGCACCTGGGCCGAGGGGGCACAGGTGTACCTGGCGAACCGGTCCATGGACGGGGTGCCCGGGGTGCACGTGGTCACCCTCCTACTCATCGACGGTATCCACCCCGGGGTCGGCGTGGCCGTCGACCGGGGCTTCGTGCCTCGTGGGCTGTACCTGGATGGTGACCCCGCACCCTGGGCGCCTGCCGCCGCCGTCGAGGTGGTCGGCAGCCTGGACGTCGGGCGGTCGGGCGAGCGTGGCCACGGGGCCGAGGTGGACCGCATCGACCTCGAGGCCCTGGCCGAGCGGTGGGGGACCGCCCTGGCCCCCATGTGGGTCCGCGCGGTCGACGACGGCGCCTCGGGCCTGCCCGTGGCGGCCCCGGTCGTCGACCTGGGCGACGGATCGCACCTCTCCTATGCCTTCCAGTGGTTCGTCTTCACCCTCATCGGACTGGGCGGCTATCCGCTGGTGCTCGTCCGGCTGGCCCGTCGCGACCCGGCGCTAGCGTGAGGACCATGATCCGACCCAGCACCGCCGACCTCCGGGTCGTGCACGTCCTTAGGGTCAAGGGCTTCGTCGACACGCCGGTTGTGGCCGAGGTCGCCGGCCTGTCCGAGGACGAGGCTGCAACCCGGCTGACGGCCCTGGAGGCGGCGGGCCACGCCCGCCACCGTGACGGGCGCGTGTCGGGCTGGATGCTCACGACCGACGGTCGGGCCCACGGCGAGGCACTGCTGGCCGACGAGTTGGCCGACATCGGCTGTCGCGGCGAGGTCGAGGAGGCCTATCGCCGGTTCCTGGAAGCCAACCAGGGCTTCCTGGGCCTGTGCACCGACTGGCAGCTCCGTTCGGATCCGGAGGACCCGGACGGCGAGCGGATCGCGAACGACCACGCGGACGCCGCCCACGACGAGGCGGTGATCGGGCGCCTGGCGGAAACCGACGCGGTCATCCAGCCGCTGTGCTCTGCGTTGGCCGAACTACTGGACCGCTTTGGCGACTACGGCGGGCGGTTTGCCACGGCGCTTTCCCGGGTGCAGGGAGGCGACCTGGATTGGTTCACCCGGCCGATGATCGAGTCGTACCACACGGTCTGGTTCGAGTTGCACGAGAACCTGCTGGCCACCCTGGGCATCCAGCGGGCGATGGAACAGGCCGCGGGCTGAGCCGTGGCGCCCAACTGGGCCCGACCCGGGCCGATCAGGAGGTAACCCAGTATGGAACCGAGGTTCGGGCGGGTGATCACCGCCATGATCACGCCGTTCACCGCCGACGGGTCGCTGGATCTGGATGGAGCGGTCGACCTGGCCTGTTGGCTTGTGGAGCAGGGCAACGACGGCCTGGTGCTGGCCGGTACGACCGGTGAGTCACCGACGCTGACCCACGACGAACAGATCGCCCTGGTGGAGGCTGTGTCCGGTGCCGTGGACTGCCACGTCATCGCCGGTGCCGGGAGCAACGACACGGCGGCCGCAGTCGAGCTCACCCGTCGTTGTACCGACGCCGGGGCGGACGCCATCCTCACCGTCACGCCGTACTACAACCGCCCGTCCCAGTTGGGGCTTTTCGACCACTTCCGAGCCGTCGCGGACTCCACAGGACTTCCGGTGATGCTCTACGACATCCCTCCCCGGTCGGGGCGCAAGATCGACACGGATACCATCCTGCGGATGGCCGACGAGGTGCAGAACATCGTGGCGGTCAAGGACGCCGCCGGCGACGTGGCCGAGACGGCACGTCTGGTGGCCGCCGCTCCGGAGGGCTTCGAGGTGTACAGCGGCGAGGACGCCCTCACCCTCGCCCTCCTGGCCGTCGGCGCCGTTGGCGTGGTCAGCGTGGCCTCCCACTGGGCCACCCCTGAGACGGTGGCCATGGTGGACGCTTTCTTCTCCGGCAACGTGGCCGCAGCCACGGAGGCCAACCGGCGCCTCATCCCGTCCTGGGACTTCGAGTCCGGCGACCTCACTCCGAACCCGGTTCCGTCCAAGGCCATGATGAAGGTCCTCGGCCTGCCGGGTGGCGACTGCCGTCCCCCGATGGGTCCCGAGCCCGATGACCTGGCAGACCGGGCCCGCCAGATCCTCGCCGGGCTCGGCCGGGCCTGACCGACTCCACGTCACCGACATGGCTTCTCCCGTCCACCTCACGTTCCTCGGCGGCCTGGGCGAGATCGGGCGCAACTGCGCCGCGCTCGAGGTCGAGGGGCGCATCGTCGTGCTGGACTGCGGCCAACTGTTCCCCGACGACCTCCCGGGGGTTGACGCCGTCCTGCCGGACTTCACCTGGCTGGTGGAGCGGGCCGATCGCATCGAGGCGTGTGTGATTACCCACGCCCATGAGGACCACATTGGTGGGTTGCCGTACCTGCTCCCGGCGCTGGCCGCCGAGGGCGCGTCCATGCCCATCTACGGTTCGCCGTTCACCCTGGGGATGGTGCGGGGCAAGTTGAAGGGCGAGAAGCTCCCGGTGCCCGATCTGGTGGAGCTCGACGACCACGCCCGCCTTCCCGTAGGGCCGTTCGACTGCGAGTTCCTTCCGGTCACCCATTCCACGCCGAGTGGGCTGATGACGATCTTCGACACGCCGCAGGGGCGCATCCTCCATTCCAGCGACTTCAAGTTGGATCCGACGCCCGTGGACGGTCGGATCACCGACCTGCCGAGGCTCCGGGAACTGGCCGCCTCCGATGGGATACGGCTGCTGCTGGCCGATTCGACCAACGCCGGCGCCGCGGGCTCCTCCACCTCGGAGACCACCATCGGGCCGGTCCTGCGCGAGGTCTTCGAGGCCCACGAGGGCCGGAGGATCATCGTCGGGGCGTTCTCCAGCCACGTGCATCGGATCCAGCAGGTGGCCGACGCCGCAGCGGCGACCGGGCGGACGCTGGTGGTCATGGGCCCGTCGATGGTACGCAACGTCACCCTGGCGCGTGAGCTGGGCCTGCTCAGGATCTCCGACAGGATGCTGGCCGCCGATACCGAGATCGACGACCTGGATCCGGCACGCACCTGTGTGGTCTGCACGGGCTCGCAGGGCGAGCCCCGGGCGGCCCTGAAGCGCCTGGCCGACGGCAGCCACCGCTTCCTCACGGTCGGTGACCGGGACACCGTGGTGTTCTCGTCGCACCCGATCCCCGGCAACGAGGCCGCCATCTCGCGCCTTCACAACGCCCTGGCCCGACGTGGTGTGCAGTTGGTGCACAGCGGCCAGCTGGGGGTTCACACGACCGGGCACGGCAAGGCCGACGAGCTCCTGGCGCTGCACGACGCCGCCGATCCCGAGCTGTTTATTCCCGTTCACGGCGAGTACGCCCACCTGGTCGCCCACCACGACCTGGCGCTCGGACGGGGCATGGTCGCAGAGCGGATCATGCGCTGTACCGACGGCGACCGGGTGTCGTTGACCGACGACGGCCTAGTCCACTCCGGTCGGGTCTCCGACGAGTACGTGATGGTGGACGAGTCGGGTCGGCGGGTCTCCGAGGACCTGGTCGAGGAGCGCCGGGCCATGGCGGGTGAGGGATTCGTATTCGTCCGGGTGGTCGTCGACGGGCGCAAGGGTCGACTGGTCGGGGCCCCGATCGTCGAGAGCCGAGGCTGGGTCGAGCCCGCCGAGCGCCAGGACTGGCACGGCGAGGTGGCCGGTGCGGTGGCCGATGCCGTGGGGAGTGCGGTCGGCGACGGCCAGCGGGATCCAAAGGAGCTGACCCGCCTCGCCCGGCGGGCGACCGGACGCCTGGTGTCGCGCCGCACGGGTAGGCGGCCCGCACTGGTTCCGACCGTCGAGGTCCGCTGACCCCATCGTCGAGGCCTGATGGCCCGTCGTTCGGGTCAGCTGGTACCCGTCGTCCGGGCGTGATGGCCCGTTCCGCCGGGCTGTGGCGGCGCTCTGTCGGGTAGCGGTGCCGGTCCGGATGGGAACCACCTGCCCCGGGCCCGTCACGCCCCGGTGGTACCGTCGACCACGATGGCTTCAAGATCCGCGCGCCCCGGCTCGAACGGTAAACCTGCTGTTGACGACGGTAAAAGCGCCCTCTCCAGCGGATCACGTGGCGGTGCCGAGACAGGGCGCGCCGGCGGCACACGCTCCGGGAGAAGACCCGCAGAGGGCGGGGGCGCCGAACCGAGGGCATCGCTGGTGCGCCGTATGGCCCGAGCCACCTTCGGTGGACGGGGCGACGAGATCCTCGGACTGCTGCTGGTCATCTGCGGTCTCCTGACCGGGCTGTCGGTCTACCTGGACAAGGCCGGTGTGGTCGGCCGGGTCCTGGACTCGGGCCTCGGCTGGACGGTCGGAGCCACCCGGGTGATCCTGCCGGTCGCGATGGTCGGCACCGGTCTGGCCATGTTCCGGGAACGCAGCGAGTTGGGCGAGATCTCCAAGCGCCTGCCGATCGGCCTCCTGATGGCGGTGTTCAGCGTGACCGGCCTGCTCCACATGGGCCGGGGTCGTCCCGGCTTCGACGACGGAGCCGACGGCCTGGGCGTGGCCGGCGGCCTGCTCGGGCTGGGCGTCGGGGGTGGCCTGGAGGCAGCGGTAGCCACCTGGGGTGCCGCCCTCATCCTGATCGGCGTGGGCCTGGTGTCCACAGCGGTGATAACCCGGACCACGGTCCGTCAGGCGGCACGAGGCGCCGTGAAGGGGGCTGCCTTCACAGCCCGCCACGCGGTTCGGGGAGCGGCCGGCGGCCTCCGACCGGCCGTCCGCGGCCTGCGCAGATGGCTGGAGGGGCTGCTCACCCCTCCGGGGGGAGACCGGTCCCCGGAGGTCCATGTGCCCGAGCTGACACCTTCGACGGTGTCCACCCTTGCGCCTGTGCCTGAGACGGGTGCCGCCGATGCCGCTCCGGCACCGTCCCGGAGGAGGAAGGCGAAGCCCCGGTCCGCCGGGGGAGGCGAGCAGCTCACCATCGAACTGGGGGCGGTGGTGGCCGATTCGCCGTGGCGCCTGCCGTCCATGGGATACCTGGCGCGGAGGGATACCCACGACGTCGACGCCAAGGCGGTCGAGGAGCGGGGCCACCGGCTCCAGGAGGCGCTGGCCGCCCATGGAGTCGAGACCCGCCTGGTGGACATGACGGTCGGTCCGACCGTCACCCGCTACGCCCTCCAACTTGGCGAGGGGGTGAAGGTGGCGCGGGTCACCAGCCTCAACAAGGACATCGCCTACGCCCTGGCCGCGGCCGACGTCAGGATCCTGGCTCCCATACCGGGCCAGCAGGCCATCGGCATCGAGGTTCCCAACGAGGACCGTGAGGTGGTGGCGCTGGGAGACGTCCTCACGTCGCCCGAGGCGTCCAAGGCCCGCCATCCGTTGGAGGCAGGGATCGGACGGGACATCAGCGGCCGGTCGGTCATGTTGAACCTGGCCACCATGCCGCACCTCCTGATCGCCGGCGCGACCGGGGCCGGCAAGTCCTCGTGCATCAACGCCCTCGTCACCTCGATCCTGATGCGGTCCACCCCGGACCAGGTGCGGATGATCCTGATTGATCCGAAGCGGGTCGAGATGGGGCAGTACGAGGGCGTGCCGCACCTGCTCACCGCCCCGGTGACCGACCCGAAGAAGGCGGCCAACGCTCTCCACTGGGCAGTACGGGAGATGGAACGGCGGTACACCGTCCTGTCGACCTTCGGCTTCCGCGACATCGGTGGGTACAACGCCGCGTTCGA from Acidimicrobiales bacterium includes these protein-coding regions:
- the rpsO gene encoding 30S ribosomal protein S15 translates to MPTNLPPKGDTIESNRLHESDTGSPEVQIALLSDRITHLTDHLKVHKKDHHSRRGLLMLVGRRRRMLDYVKKNDVERYRAVIAKLGLRR
- a CDS encoding polyribonucleotide nucleotidyltransferase, whose translation is MTEATTVSCTFSGTDKTMSFETGRMAGLAGGAVLAQIGRSTVLVTATGAKSPRPGADFFPLTVDIEERMYAAGKIPGSFFRREGRAPESAVLTCRLIDRPLRPMFPQGFRNEVHIVGTVLGADMENPHDVLALNGASAALMLSGIPFDGPVGAVRIAWTAAGEWIPHPTYEEGSESAFEMVVAGRLLDDGDVAVMMVEAGGTEATCDVYEAGAPMVDEAVLADGLEFSKQFIREVIELQKELVAAVGAPEIMAYEVTSDYTPEVLAAVEAAGAERIAETQTIADKAERSAAESALKAELLDELLPQFADVDNADRHIAGAIRAVTKEAVRTRIVTEGVRIDGRGTGDLRPVSSEVAVVSTAHGSGLFQRGETQVLNFTTLGTGRMDQMIDGIDPVSRKRFMHHYNFPPFSTGETGFMRGPKRREIGHGALAERALFPIIPSFEEFPYTLRLVSEVLASNGSSSMGSVCSSSLSMMDAGVPIKAPVAGIAMGLIYKDGEYVTLTDILGVEDAFGDMDFKVAGTAEFVTALQLDTKIDGIPADVLANALNQAKEARLAILGVMAEAIPGPRDDVGENAPKIEAFEIPVEKIGEVIGPKGKMINTIQAETGADISVDDDGMVGIVSIASPDRDKVAEAKRQIMLIVDPPTAEVGAVYEGRVVNITKFGAFVSILPGRDGLVHISKLGGGKRIDRVEDVLELGQPLQVIVEDVDPNGKISLKPAGDAPSKSAPAASDEDDAPAASDEVGHDAPVAGFDVADDADEVPADSEEDALVADSDDADKAPTSDSGPIEARFEEAFKAELETVHGDLGHAVSANRGGGGGGGGGRRRRGR
- a CDS encoding insulinase family protein; amino-acid sequence: MSEWMPDAHSVSVGVWVAVGGRDEDPAIAGASHFLEHLLFKGTERRTARAIAELVDATGGEMNAFTSKEYTAYYARVPAGGQEMAVSLLADVLREPALRTADVETERQVILEELHLQADDPDDVVFGLLYEALFPEHPLGREVLGTESSVAAIGRDEIVGFHDHWYRAPNLVVAAAGAVDHGTLVDQVAEAFSGRTGGEAPVRTAPTLEPVEARRLARPTEATHVAWGWRGPRRDDPRRHALALGIHVLGGGLSSRLFQTVREDRGLAYNVFSSMAGYEDAGLVSVYAGTAPERAGELRKVVSDQVADVASHGITDAELAIARDGFEGSILLGLEDSGSRMSRLGMSQSLLGRVVPLDEYVETLRAATLDEVNAVLAEVLSPEPVVAIVGSGT
- the dapB gene encoding 4-hydroxy-tetrahydrodipicolinate reductase; translated protein: MSGDPIRVGVVGAVGRMGRSVAEAVTAADGMVLAAAVDPSAPGSEVCGVEVLADVDALVEVGIDVAVDFTVAEASRSNLPVLAAAGVHAVVGTSGLDEADVGSLRAAFTSSNCLIAPNFAIGAVLMMRFAELAAPWFDTAEIVEVHHDGKVDAPSGTAVATAERMAAASADWAPDPTTREVMSGARGAAGPAGIRIHSLRMSGVVADQEVVLGTTGQTLTIRHDTTDRGSFMPGVVLAVGRIAEVPGVTVGLDVLLGL
- a CDS encoding SURF1 family protein, producing MTPGTRRLLRPAWLLSHVLVAALLVVTANLGFWQLRRLDTRRSYNAVVAARADEPVVALATALGALKGGGTPEDLRHVRVVVPGTWAEGAQVYLANRSMDGVPGVHVVTLLLIDGIHPGVGVAVDRGFVPRGLYLDGDPAPWAPAAAVEVVGSLDVGRSGERGHGAEVDRIDLEALAERWGTALAPMWVRAVDDGASGLPVAAPVVDLGDGSHLSYAFQWFVFTLIGLGGYPLVLVRLARRDPALA
- the dapA gene encoding 4-hydroxy-tetrahydrodipicolinate synthase; amino-acid sequence: MEPRFGRVITAMITPFTADGSLDLDGAVDLACWLVEQGNDGLVLAGTTGESPTLTHDEQIALVEAVSGAVDCHVIAGAGSNDTAAAVELTRRCTDAGADAILTVTPYYNRPSQLGLFDHFRAVADSTGLPVMLYDIPPRSGRKIDTDTILRMADEVQNIVAVKDAAGDVAETARLVAAAPEGFEVYSGEDALTLALLAVGAVGVVSVASHWATPETVAMVDAFFSGNVAAATEANRRLIPSWDFESGDLTPNPVPSKAMMKVLGLPGGDCRPPMGPEPDDLADRARQILAGLGRA
- a CDS encoding ribonuclease J — translated: MASPVHLTFLGGLGEIGRNCAALEVEGRIVVLDCGQLFPDDLPGVDAVLPDFTWLVERADRIEACVITHAHEDHIGGLPYLLPALAAEGASMPIYGSPFTLGMVRGKLKGEKLPVPDLVELDDHARLPVGPFDCEFLPVTHSTPSGLMTIFDTPQGRILHSSDFKLDPTPVDGRITDLPRLRELAASDGIRLLLADSTNAGAAGSSTSETTIGPVLREVFEAHEGRRIIVGAFSSHVHRIQQVADAAAATGRTLVVMGPSMVRNVTLARELGLLRISDRMLAADTEIDDLDPARTCVVCTGSQGEPRAALKRLADGSHRFLTVGDRDTVVFSSHPIPGNEAAISRLHNALARRGVQLVHSGQLGVHTTGHGKADELLALHDAADPELFIPVHGEYAHLVAHHDLALGRGMVAERIMRCTDGDRVSLTDDGLVHSGRVSDEYVMVDESGRRVSEDLVEERRAMAGEGFVFVRVVVDGRKGRLVGAPIVESRGWVEPAERQDWHGEVAGAVADAVGSAVGDGQRDPKELTRLARRATGRLVSRRTGRRPALVPTVEVR
- a CDS encoding DNA translocase FtsK, which gives rise to MARATFGGRGDEILGLLLVICGLLTGLSVYLDKAGVVGRVLDSGLGWTVGATRVILPVAMVGTGLAMFRERSELGEISKRLPIGLLMAVFSVTGLLHMGRGRPGFDDGADGLGVAGGLLGLGVGGGLEAAVATWGAALILIGVGLVSTAVITRTTVRQAARGAVKGAAFTARHAVRGAAGGLRPAVRGLRRWLEGLLTPPGGDRSPEVHVPELTPSTVSTLAPVPETGAADAAPAPSRRRKAKPRSAGGGEQLTIELGAVVADSPWRLPSMGYLARRDTHDVDAKAVEERGHRLQEALAAHGVETRLVDMTVGPTVTRYALQLGEGVKVARVTSLNKDIAYALAAADVRILAPIPGQQAIGIEVPNEDREVVALGDVLTSPEASKARHPLEAGIGRDISGRSVMLNLATMPHLLIAGATGAGKSSCINALVTSILMRSTPDQVRMILIDPKRVEMGQYEGVPHLLTAPVTDPKKAANALHWAVREMERRYTVLSTFGFRDIGGYNAAFDRGDLRAPLGLADEDGEPITYRRLPFILVVVDELADLMMVAARDVEDSICRLAQMARAVGIHLVVATQRPSVNIITGVIKANIPARLAFAVSSLADSRVILDQQGAERLVGKGDMLLLGPSSSVAQRIQGAWVDENEVRQVVESWAAQARAMAKATEASEHAHDPTGPVDVTTAAPVPDMITGDASRPAVGGSPAEDDLFEQARHLVVSSQLGSTSMLQRKLRVGFARAGRLMDLMEEAGVVGPSTGSKAREVLVSPEHLDNHQGQGY